The Desulfovibrio sp. UIB00 DNA window TGTTGCTTTGTGGCGTGCTCTTCGCGCAGGGCTTCAGTTTTTTGCTGCCAATGCTCCCACTCGCTCTGCGTGTGGTGCATGTACAGCACAAACTGCCGCCAGCGCAGCATCACATCCTCAGGAATGACGTGTTCCAGCTCACAGGCCACACTTGCGGCTCTGTCTTCTGAGAGTTGCAGTACATTCTGAAAAAAGTCTTTCAACACCATGTTGCGGTGCGCCAGTTCCTGCCCGGCACGAAGCCCTTTTTCGGTCAGATTTACAAGGCTGTATGGGGCGTAGGTCACGTAGCCGCGCTTTGCCAGTTCGCGCAGAGCGTTGGTTACAGAGGGGCGGGCAACTCCGGCAGCATCGGCAATGTCGCTGGGCCTACAGGCTCCGGCGGCAAATTCCTGCCTGAAAATAATGGCGAGATAATTTTCCAGCGCTGGCGAAAGCTGTTTTTCGTCTTCGGGCATTGGGGGCGGCTCCTTGATATACCTCTGTCTAACATTCTTTGAATGCTGTTAACTTGTAGGGTATATCAAAGAGATTAAAGGCTACCAAGCCATTTTTTTTGCCTGTACAGGTACAACAGGCACAGGGTTCCAGTTGCCTCGGCGCAGGCCATGGACACAAAGATGCCCGTGGCCCCCAGATGCTGCAGATAGGTCAGGGCATAGGCTAGGGGTACGCAGATGCCCCAGCGGGTCAGGGCTGTAATGCGGCTGGTAAGTCGCGTGGCCCCTGCGCCGTCCAGCACTGCCTGCAACAGCATGCCCACTACTTCCAGCGGCAGTTTTGCGCAGGCGACCAGCAGGAAAATCCCTGCCACAGATACGGCTGCCTGATCATGGGTGAACCAGCGCGCGACGGCGTGTCGGCTCAAAAACAGTGCCGTTCCCGCCACAATGGCGATCAGGGCCATCCGCCGGGCATAGTGCAGGCCCATGCCGTAGCATTCAGCCTTGCGCCGTGCTCCCAGCAAATGCCCTGTCATGATGGCCAGGGTCATGCCCATCGCCGCCACAGGAAAATACAGCATACTGACAATACGCATGCCGAGCGTCATGCCCGCCAGTGTTTCCGCAGCATTGCCGGGCATGTTTGCAACACAGGCCAGCAGGGCCATGCTGCCGCTCTGCCCTGCCAGACTGCCCAAGGCGGCTGGAATGCCAATGCGCCACAACCTCGGCAGCGCGGCCCTGTTCCACCGCCAGCTTGCAAAGGATGACCGGCTGATGATTCCCCGCCGCGCCGCCAGAGCGATATTGCAGACAAAGCCCAGCACAGACGAGGCAACGGTTGACCACGCCACCCCTGCATAGCCCAGCTGGGGCAGGCCCCAGCGGCCCAGCCCGTAACCCACGCTGCCCACATAATTGGTCAGCGCTACCAAACACAAAGTGGCAAAGGGCAGCCATACCATTTTGTGCGCGCGAAATGTGGAATTGAGAATTATCATGCTGTAATAAAAGGGCAATTGCAGGGCATAGGCTTGGGCAAACAGGGAGACGGCAGGGGCAAGCTCCGGAGAAGACAAACCATGAAGAGGCACGAGCCGCAGCACCATAAGAGCCAGAGCAGCAACGCAGCTTCCGGCAAGCAGCGATATGCAGAGAACCAGCCCGGCATATCGCTGAGCCCGTAAGAGCAGACCAGCCCCCACAGCGCGGCTGACAGTAGCCATGCATCCGCTGGCAACCATGGATGTGACAAGCATGAGAAAGGCGAAAACCTGAGAGATACCGCCAAGCACCGCGAGGATTCGACCATCAATCTGACCGCATACCCACAGGTCGGTCATGGAAACCGCCAGATGGCACAGCATGAGGCCCATCTGCGGAATAGTGAGCTTCAGGACTTCCCACGTTGTGACGGGCATTGATTGAGACATGCCCCGACATTGGCGTAAAAAGTTATTTAAGTCAAATAAAGTTAGGCAAGATTAATCAATGTGTGCTGACCCTTACCCCACTGCGTATACCACTTGTAAGTTGGTGGTTTCCAATGGGTTACAGGTTATATTCTTTTCGCGAAATTCTTCCGGTGTCAGCCATCCCAAGGGACTGTGAGGTCGTCGCTGGTTGTAATCATGCCGCCAGGCTTCAATTGTTCTGCGGGCATCGAGCAGGGACAGAAACACGTTCTGATTTAAACACTCATCCCGGAATTTTCCGTTAAAGCTGTCAATGTGCCCATTATTTGTGGGCTCCCCCGGACGAGAGAATTCAATCTGCACACCGTGCTCAAAAGCCCATGTATCCAGGGCCTTACCGCTAAATTCTGGCCCGTTATCAACCTTGATACGTTGCGGCAACCGACCTTGAGGGAGTAGTCTTTCAAGGATTCGCACTACTCGAACTCCAGGCAATGACATATCAACTTCGAGCGCGGGGCTTGAACGATCCCATAGATCGGCAATTGTCAAAATCCGGATGCGCCGCTCACCCATAAGGGAATCGCTCACAAAATCCATCGCCCATTGCTCATCCGGGCCAGCAGGGC harbors:
- a CDS encoding integrase core domain-containing protein, coding for PAGPDEQWAMDFVSDSLMGERRIRILTIADLWDRSSPALEVDMSLPGVRVVRILERLLPQGRLPQRIKVDNGPEFSGKALDTWAFEHGVQIEFSRPGEPTNNGHIDSFNGKFRDECLNQNVFLSLLDARRTIEAWRHDYNQRRPHSPLGWLTPEEFREKNITCNPLETTNLQVVYAVG
- a CDS encoding metal-dependent transcriptional regulator, yielding MPEDEKQLSPALENYLAIIFRQEFAAGACRPSDIADAAGVARPSVTNALRELAKRGYVTYAPYSLVNLTEKGLRAGQELAHRNMVLKDFFQNVLQLSEDRAASVACELEHVIPEDVMLRWRQFVLYMHHTQSEWEHWQQKTEALREEHATKQHAASPKAPPAIVHRKEFVKD
- a CDS encoding MATE family efflux transporter; this encodes MSQSMPVTTWEVLKLTIPQMGLMLCHLAVSMTDLWVCGQIDGRILAVLGGISQVFAFLMLVTSMVASGCMATVSRAVGAGLLLRAQRYAGLVLCISLLAGSCVAALALMVLRLVPLHGLSSPELAPAVSLFAQAYALQLPFYYSMIILNSTFRAHKMVWLPFATLCLVALTNYVGSVGYGLGRWGLPQLGYAGVAWSTVASSVLGFVCNIALAARRGIISRSSFASWRWNRAALPRLWRIGIPAALGSLAGQSGSMALLACVANMPGNAAETLAGMTLGMRIVSMLYFPVAAMGMTLAIMTGHLLGARRKAECYGMGLHYARRMALIAIVAGTALFLSRHAVARWFTHDQAAVSVAGIFLLVACAKLPLEVVGMLLQAVLDGAGATRLTSRITALTRWGICVPLAYALTYLQHLGATGIFVSMACAEATGTLCLLYLYRQKKWLGSL